The Candidatus Desulfofervidus auxilii DNA segment CCGATATATTATTAATTCAGCCAAAAGGAAAGGGAATTAAAATAGAACAAATAAGGCAACTTCAGGAAGTCCTTTCTTTTAAACCTATGTCTGCTAAGAAAAGAGTGGTGGTTATAGATAAAGTTGAAACTATGGCCCCACCAGCAGCCAACGCCTTTTTGAAAACATTGGAAGAACCTCCCTTAAATACCCTTTTTATCTTAATTGCTCAGGATAAATATCAACTTTTACCTACTATAGTTTCTCGGTGCCAAATTGTGCCGTTTCAGCCATTGTCTTTAAAAATTATTAAAGAAATGTTGGAGAAAAAAGGTGTTCATAGCACAAATGCTTCATTTTTTGCCCTTTTATCAGAAGGGAGTTTAGGCAGGGCTCAAGCTCTTTTAAAAAAAGAAATAGATGTAAATTTGCTTATTGCCTGGTTGAAAGAGCCAAAAATGTGTAATTGGTTAAAACTAATTGCTTCCTTAGATATTAACTTAAAAACTCCTGAAGATACATTGAATTTATTAGATTTTTATCAAGGAATATGGCGAGATATATTGTTAGTTAAAAATAACTGTAAGGCATTTTTGATAAATAAAAACATCCTTAAAGAGTATGAAAAAATGGCATCTACCTTTACAAACCAAGATATTGGGCATATTCTTACAAGGATAGAGGAAGCCAAGAAATTGGTAAAACAGAATGTTCAAAAAAAACTTATTTTAGAACATCTTCTATTGAGGGAGAGAATGTTTGATGAAAGTCATTGGAGTGAGATTTAGAGGAGATAATCGTCTCTATAAATTTAAATCAAACAGTGAGAAAATAAAAAGGGGCGATTATGTAATTGTTGATGTAGAAAAAAAAGAATGTATAGGGCAGGTAGTGGAATTGATGGAAATAACTGATAGTATTTCTCTTCCTCCTATTAAAAGAAAGGCAACAAAGGAGGATATGGCTAGAGATATTAAAAATATGGAGCTGGAAAAGACAGCCTTTGAATTTTGTAAAGAGCGAATTTTAGCACACAAGTTAGATATGAAACTAATTCGGGTGGAATGTCTTTTTGATAAAAGTAAGCTTATTTTTTATTATACTGCTGAAGGCCGAGTAGATTTTAGAGAATTATTGAAAGATTTAGTCAAGAGGTTTCGGATGCGTATTGAATTGCGTCAGGTTGGAGTAAGAAATGAGACTCAGATGGTAGGTGGAATAGGGCCTTGTGGGCGAGAATTATGTTGCACTCTTTTTTTAGATAATTTTGCTCCTGTTTCTGTAAAAATGGCTAAAGAGCAATATATTTCCCTTAATCCAGAAAAGATTTCTGGCCTTTGTGGCAGATTGATGTGTTGTCTAGCTTATGAATTCCCTGTTTATCAGCGTTTTAAAGAGGGATTTCCTGCTAGTGGAGAAACTATTAAAATAGGAGATTTGGAGGGAAAAATTATAAGGTATAGTCTTCCTCGTCACTCTCTATTTATAGAAACCAAGGAAGGGCAAGAGATAGAACTTCCTCTTGAGAAGATTCAGGGTAAAAAATGAAACGGTTTTATATTACTACCCCTATTTATTATGTGAATGCCAAACCTCATCTAGGCCATGCTTATACTACTATTGTGGCTGATACCATTAACCGTTTTTACAGACTGATGGATTATGAAACCTTTTTTCTCACAGGCACTGATGAACATGGAGATAAAATTGTGCAAGCCGCTCAAAATATGGGTAAAACCCCTCAAGAATATGTAAATATCATAAGTCAATGCTTTCGTGAAACTTGGGAGAAATTGGGCATTCAATATGACAAGTTTATTCGCACTACTTATGAATATCATAAAAAACTAGTTCAGGATGTGCTTCAAAGGCTTTATGAAAAAGGCGAAATTTACCTCAGTGAATATGAGGGAAAATATTGTTTTGGATGTGAGCGGTTTTTAAAAGAAAAAGAATTAGTAGATGGCAAGTGTCCTGACCACAAGACACCACCTGTTTTGTTAAAAGAAGCAAATTACTTTTTCCGGATGAGTAAATATCAATCATGGTTGATTGATTACATTCACACTCACCCCGATTTTATTCAACCAGAGAGATATCGCAATGAAGTTCTCAGTTTCTTAAATGAGCCTTTAGAGGATTTATGTATTTCTAGACCTAAAAAACGCCTTCGTTGGGGAATTACTTTACCATTTGACCCCGAGTTTGTCACCTATGTTTGGTTTGATGCTTTACTCAATTATCTCTCTGCCCTTCAATTTCCGGAGGGAGAATTGTTTAAAAAATTTTGGCCAGTGGCTAATCATATTATTGCTAAGGATATTTTAAAACCTCATGGGATTTATTGGCCAATAATGCTACATGCTATTGGGCTTGAACCATATCAAACTCTGCATGTTCATGGGTATTGGAATGTCAGAGAGCAAAAGATGTCCAAGTCTCTGGGTAATGTGATTTCTCCTTTAGAAATGAGCCAAAAATATGGTCGTGATGCCTTTCGCTATTTTTTATTAAAAGAAATGAACTTTGGCCTGGATGCCAATTTTAGTGAAACTTCTTTAGTAGAGCGTTTTAATGCTGACCTGGCTAATGACTTGGGAAATTTATTCTCACGCAGTTTGACCATGGTGCACAAATATAATGAGGGGCTTGTTCCAGAACCAAAGGCAGAGACCCAGGCAGAACTGGCGATTAAAAAACAGGCAAAAACTACAAGCGAGACTTATGTTCAGGAAATGAAAGCCTTTGCCTTTTATAAAGCCCTAGCGGCTATTTGGGAATTTATAAATGTTTTAAATAAATATATTGATACCTCTGCCCCCTGGAGTTTAGCCAAAACAGGAAATAAAGAAAGGTTAAACTCCGTGCTTTATACCTTAATAGAGGGTTTACGCTTAATTTCCTTTTTATTAAGACCTATTATGCCTGATGCCAGCCAAAAAATGATTGATTTGTTGAATTTTAAAGAGGAATTGCCTTGGGACGAAGCTGTTAAGTGGGGACAAATTAAACCTGGTATAAAACTTCAAAAGCCCATTTCTTTATTTCCAAGGAGGAAGATTTTAGAAAGGAAAGCTGTTATGCAAGCAAAGAAAAAAGAGCAAATCACCATAGAGGAATTTTCTCGTTTGGATATTCGAGTGGGACAAATTTTGGAAGCAGAGAAAATGGCAGATACAAAAAAATTGCTTAAATTAAAAATAGACTTAGGCAATGAGGAAAGAACTGTAGTGGCTG contains these protein-coding regions:
- the holB gene encoding DNA polymerase III subunit delta'; the protein is MAFKDILGQDRVIGWLKVAIKRKRLATAYLFTGLEGVGKTTVALTFAKVLNCLAPEDEDACERCQNCRKINANVHPDILLIQPKGKGIKIEQIRQLQEVLSFKPMSAKKRVVVIDKVETMAPPAANAFLKTLEEPPLNTLFILIAQDKYQLLPTIVSRCQIVPFQPLSLKIIKEMLEKKGVHSTNASFFALLSEGSLGRAQALLKKEIDVNLLIAWLKEPKMCNWLKLIASLDINLKTPEDTLNLLDFYQGIWRDILLVKNNCKAFLINKNILKEYEKMASTFTNQDIGHILTRIEEAKKLVKQNVQKKLILEHLLLRERMFDESHWSEI
- a CDS encoding PSP1 domain-containing protein, producing MKVIGVRFRGDNRLYKFKSNSEKIKRGDYVIVDVEKKECIGQVVELMEITDSISLPPIKRKATKEDMARDIKNMELEKTAFEFCKERILAHKLDMKLIRVECLFDKSKLIFYYTAEGRVDFRELLKDLVKRFRMRIELRQVGVRNETQMVGGIGPCGRELCCTLFLDNFAPVSVKMAKEQYISLNPEKISGLCGRLMCCLAYEFPVYQRFKEGFPASGETIKIGDLEGKIIRYSLPRHSLFIETKEGQEIELPLEKIQGKK
- the metG gene encoding methionine--tRNA ligase translates to MKRFYITTPIYYVNAKPHLGHAYTTIVADTINRFYRLMDYETFFLTGTDEHGDKIVQAAQNMGKTPQEYVNIISQCFRETWEKLGIQYDKFIRTTYEYHKKLVQDVLQRLYEKGEIYLSEYEGKYCFGCERFLKEKELVDGKCPDHKTPPVLLKEANYFFRMSKYQSWLIDYIHTHPDFIQPERYRNEVLSFLNEPLEDLCISRPKKRLRWGITLPFDPEFVTYVWFDALLNYLSALQFPEGELFKKFWPVANHIIAKDILKPHGIYWPIMLHAIGLEPYQTLHVHGYWNVREQKMSKSLGNVISPLEMSQKYGRDAFRYFLLKEMNFGLDANFSETSLVERFNADLANDLGNLFSRSLTMVHKYNEGLVPEPKAETQAELAIKKQAKTTSETYVQEMKAFAFYKALAAIWEFINVLNKYIDTSAPWSLAKTGNKERLNSVLYTLIEGLRLISFLLRPIMPDASQKMIDLLNFKEELPWDEAVKWGQIKPGIKLQKPISLFPRRKILERKAVMQAKKKEQITIEEFSRLDIRVGQILEAEKMADTKKLLKLKIDLGNEERTVVAGIAEHYETHEIIGKKVLVLTNLKPVKLRGVTSEGMILAASDGEKMVLTAVDGDIKSGAKVR